Genomic window (Polaromonas sp. JS666):
GCCTGGAGAATTCGGAATACTTTCGCATCACCCACCGACTGCAAAGCGAGGCCGAAGGCGACGAACTGCTGGCCACCGGCCAGGTGCAGTTTGTACTGGTGGTGCCGCCGGACTTCTCGCGCAAGCTGATACGCGGCGAGCACCCGGTCATACTGCTCGCCGCCGATGCGACCGACCCCTCCGCCACCGGCAACGCCATCGCGGCGCTGAGCGGCATCGGCCAGCGCGCCATCGGCCGCGAGCTGTACGGCCCACTGGCTTCGCTGCGACCGGCTGACGCGCCATTCGAGGTGCGCGTGCAGCGCCGCTACAACCCCGAAGGCCTGACCAGCTACAACGTGGTTCCGGGCCTGATCGGTGTGATCCTGACCATGACCATGGTGATGATGACCTCGCTGGCGATGACGCGCGAGCGCGAGCGCGGCACCATGGAAAACCTGCTGGCCACCCCGGCGCGCCCGCTGGAGGTGATGCTGGGCAAGATCGTTCCCTACATCTTGATCGGCTACGTGCAGGTGATCGTGATCCTGATCGCCGCGCGGCTGGTTTTCAACGTGCCCATGGTCGGCAGCCTGGTGCTGCTCTCGGTCGTGCTGGTGCTGTTCATCGCGGCCAACCTGGCGGTTGGCTTCACGTTCTCCACCATCGCGCGCAACCAGTTGCAGGCGATGCAACTCACTTTTTTCTTTTTCCTGCCGTCGATGCTGCTGACCGGTTTCATGTTCCCGTTTCGCGGCATGCCGGCCTGGGCGCAAGCCATCGGCGAACTCCTGCCGCTGACGCACTTCCTGCGCATCGTGCGCGGCATCATGCTCAAGGGCAATGGCATCGTGGAAGTGACCGCGCAGCTGTGGCCGATCGCCCTGTTCATGCTGGTGGCAGGGCTCGTAGCCCTCAAGCGCTACCGGCAGACCGTGGACTGAGGGTGAACCGAGCATCGCCTGGGACCAGCCCAGTTAACATGGCGCCACAACAAAGTTAATGGATTCTTGATCCGCTGAGGGAATTTTATGCAACGCATCGTCATCGTCGGCGGGGGCGCGGGAGGGCTGGCCCTGGCGACCCAACTGGGCAAGCGCCTGGGCAAAAAAGGGCTGGCCGAGATCACCCTGGTGGATGCGGCGCGCACCCATGTCTGGAAGCCACTGCTGCACCAGCTGGCTGCAGGCAGCTTTGACACGCATGCCGAAGAAATCGAATACCTGGCGCAGGCCCGCTGGAACCACTTCAAGTTCCGGCTCGGCAGCCTGGTCGGCATTGACCGTCACAGCAAAACCCTGCAGCTGGCCGCCAGCCATGACGCAGCGGGCCGCGAGATCACGCCAGCCCAACAACTGGGCTACGACACGCTGGTGATTGCAGTGGGCAGCCAGACCAACGACTTCGGCACACTCGGCGCTGCCGAGCACACCATCAAGCTGGACAGCCCGCAAGCGGCCCAGCACTTCAACGACCGCCTGATCAACGCCTTCATTCGCGCGCAAACCGTGCCGCGCACGGCCGGCAGCGGGCGCCTGACGGTGGCGATCGTGGGCGGCGGCGCCACCGGCGTGGAACTGGCGGCCGAGCTGCACGCCGCAGCGCGCGTGCTGGCCAACTACGGCTTTGACCATATTCATCCCGAAAAGGATTTGCAGATTGTGCTGGTGGAGGCAGCACCGCGCCTGCTGGCGCAATTGCCGGAACGCCTGAGCGAATCGGCCCTGCGCGAGCTGCGCAAGCTGGCGATTGAAGTGCACACCAATGAGAAAGTGGTTGAGGTCACCGCGGACGGCCTGAAGATGGCCAGCGGCAAGGTGGTGCCGTCCAGCATCACCGTGTGGGCGGCCGGCGTGAAGGCGGCTGATTTTTTAAAGACCATTGGCGCGGGGCCCGACGGCGCGGAGCCGCTGGAGACCAGCAGGCTCAACCAGCTGATCGTCAACGGCAACCTGCAGACCACCCGCGACCCGAGCATTTATGCCTTTGGCGATTGCGCCGCCTGCCAGCAGCCTGATGGCACCTGGGTGCCGCCGCGCGCACAGGCCGCCTACCAGCAGGCCATGTACCTGGCCCGGGCGCTGCCGCTGCTGGGCGCGGGCAAGACAGTGAGGCCCTTTGTCTTCAGGGACCAGGGCTCGCTGGTGTCGCTGGCCGAATATTCGTCGGTGGGCAGCCTGATGGGCAGCCTCTCCCACGGCAGCTTTTTCATCGAGGGCCAGCTGGCCAAACTGATGTACTGGGCGCTGCACAAACAGCACCAGCTGGCACTGGGCGGCCTGAAGAAAACCCTGCTGATCACACTGTCTGAAATGATTGACCGGACGCACCGGCCACGCATAAAGTTGCATTGATAATCAGGACTCAATCTAACCGGAGAATGCCATGGCAAAAGGTCAACAAAACAGCAACAAGATGGTCAAGAAGCCCAAGAAGGACTCGTCACCACCCAAACCGGTGTC
Coding sequences:
- a CDS encoding ABC transporter permease encodes the protein MSWSRFLAILIKEFRQVRRDRLTFGMMVGVPIIQLLLFGFAINSDPKHLPAAIVVADQSEFSRSFVAGLENSEYFRITHRLQSEAEGDELLATGQVQFVLVVPPDFSRKLIRGEHPVILLAADATDPSATGNAIAALSGIGQRAIGRELYGPLASLRPADAPFEVRVQRRYNPEGLTSYNVVPGLIGVILTMTMVMMTSLAMTRERERGTMENLLATPARPLEVMLGKIVPYILIGYVQVIVILIAARLVFNVPMVGSLVLLSVVLVLFIAANLAVGFTFSTIARNQLQAMQLTFFFFLPSMLLTGFMFPFRGMPAWAQAIGELLPLTHFLRIVRGIMLKGNGIVEVTAQLWPIALFMLVAGLVALKRYRQTVD
- a CDS encoding NAD(P)/FAD-dependent oxidoreductase, with the translated sequence MQRIVIVGGGAGGLALATQLGKRLGKKGLAEITLVDAARTHVWKPLLHQLAAGSFDTHAEEIEYLAQARWNHFKFRLGSLVGIDRHSKTLQLAASHDAAGREITPAQQLGYDTLVIAVGSQTNDFGTLGAAEHTIKLDSPQAAQHFNDRLINAFIRAQTVPRTAGSGRLTVAIVGGGATGVELAAELHAAARVLANYGFDHIHPEKDLQIVLVEAAPRLLAQLPERLSESALRELRKLAIEVHTNEKVVEVTADGLKMASGKVVPSSITVWAAGVKAADFLKTIGAGPDGAEPLETSRLNQLIVNGNLQTTRDPSIYAFGDCAACQQPDGTWVPPRAQAAYQQAMYLARALPLLGAGKTVRPFVFRDQGSLVSLAEYSSVGSLMGSLSHGSFFIEGQLAKLMYWALHKQHQLALGGLKKTLLITLSEMIDRTHRPRIKLH